GTTTCATTGAAGGTGCCGAGCCAGTTCATGGACTATACGCAAGAGACGCCGGAGAAGACGGCCGTGGAGCTCGCTGAGCAGGCCGTTCGTGAGATTCCTAATCGTAAGGAGATTGCTGAGAACGTGAAGGAGACAAGCGCCCAGACGCCTCTGCTGGCAATGGTCAAACGAACTTTGATTAGCCCAGGGAAGGTGGTAGGCGAGAGCAATTCCTTGCAGACGAACCTAGACCGGGACATCGAGAATCGCGCGATGTCACAGGCTAGCCTATTTGGTGCTGCCGTCAGCATTACGGCGGCGCGCGCAGCGAAAACCGTCGGGCTAACAGAAGAGCATCTGATCATTCCACTCCATCCGCTCGCGTTAGATGAAGACTCGCTTCTATTCATTCGGCGGGGATGCGAACGTCTCATCGCACAGGACTTCATTTCGGCCACGCACATTCTAATCCTGCGGGTTGAGGATGTCCTGCGTCGGCATCTCCGCAGGCTCGGAGTAGACACGACGGAATTCAAGGCGGACGTTGGAGACGGAACATCTCGAACCGACGATGTTCCGTTTGGAAAGCTGATGCGCCTGACGCTTTCGGATGGGCGGACTGTTAAAGATTATCTTGGGAGCGACCTATGGGAGCATCTTGATTCGGTGCTGAATTCTCAGACGGGGCTGAATCTCCGGAACGAGATTGCCCATGGGCTGGCGCGTCCTCAGCATTGCACGGCAGAGTCCGCAGGGATCGCTCTCGCGCTCCTCTATCAGCTGGCCTTTACTGTTTGGCTTGCATCACAATCAGAAACCGATTAGCTGTTGAAAAGCACCAGCAGCTTCCGCTCGGCGAGCGGCCGCTCCACCGTCCCCATCGTACTCAGTGATGTAGACAGCATTCCCGCCCGCATTAATGTTGGAGCATCGTTCCAGGCCACCACGCCCCCTTTCGGAGGTGTGCTGCGTTTCCATGAGGGCGGAGAGCAGTTGGTGGCGGCTGCCCTCACACGCTACGACGTGAGCCCATGTGCGGGGGCTGTCAAGGGGGATGAGTTGTTTCTCGTCCCGCTCAGGCGCCCCCCCTGTTTGGTTGGCCGTCCCGCATTCTATCCTTCGGGGCTGATGCTCCTGGGGGGCCAGCGCCATGTCGAAGAAGCAACCGAATCCTGCGGTGGGGAAGAGTGGAGGAACGCAGCTCGAGGTCCGGCGGGGCCCGCCACCGTGGGCGCCGGCCGGGGCCCTCTGGCTCATTGTCCTGATTTTCCATGCGGCCTGCGCGTCGCAGGGGCCCGCGTCAAGCAGGGGGGCTGGGGGCGGCCGGACAGGTGACGAGGCCGCGGAGAGCGAGGCGCGAGCGGCGCCGAGGGAGTTGCAGCCGGTGCTTGTTGTGTACGCGGCCGAGGTGGAGGCGCGCGGCAGCACGCGGGTGGTGGCCGTCACGCGGGAGGAGTACCAGCGCGCGGTGGCGCATCTCCTCCAGCGCCACCAGGTGCACGGGACGCCTCAGGAGGCCGCCCAGGGGCTGCTCCAGGCCATGCCCGAGGAGGAGTTGCTCGCCGAGGTGTACCGGGACAAGGTGCTCACGCTGGTGCCGCTCAACGACAAGGGCACGCTCGTCCCCGAGGCCGAGGCGGCACTCAAGGCAAAGTACCTGCGGTGGTGCCAGCCACGGGGCGGCGGGGACTGCCTGGGCCTCTTCACGGATGGGCCCTACCTGCGCACGGACGACAGGCGCACCCTGGCGCTCGCCCTGGCTTTCGGGGGCGTGCTCGACGAGACGCGAGCGGCCCTCGGGCGCGAGCTCAGCCCGCAGGCGCTGCTCTCCTCCCTGGTGTGGGCGGCGGGCCTGTACCTGGCGCTCTGGCTGCTACCGGAGCCGAGCACGAAGGCGGCTGCCGCCGCGCTTTCCGTGGTGCTGCTGGCCTGGTTGGGCGTGGACGCCCTGTGGGGCCTCATGGACGGGTGGGCCAGCATGGCGCACGCGGCGCACGAGGCCACCACGTTCGAGGAGCTGCGCGACGCCGGCGAGGCCTTCGGCAAGCGCATCGGCACGCACGCGGCCCGGGCCCTCATTCTCTCGGTGGCCACTCTCACCGGGCGGACCCTGGGCGAGGTGGCCACGCACGTGCGCTCGCTGCCCAGGTTCAACCAGGTGCAGGCGCAGTGGGCCGCCCAGGGCATGGAGGGCTCGGTAGCGGTGGCCATGGAGGAGGCGGCCGCGGTGGAGGTGGTGGTGGAGCAGGGCCGCGCCCTCGTTGTTCTCACGTCCCCGCAGGCAGCTGTCGCCATCAACGTCTTGGCGAGGAGCGGCAGCTCGAGAGCATCTGGAGGGCACTCAGGCACCGTGGCCATCCGGCACCGCGGTGGCAACATGCAGGTCATCCTCAGCAATGGCGAGCGGTGGCACCTCCCGCGAGGCAAGAGCTACAGGGACATTCCGGCGAAGGACCGGCTGGGCGACGAGCTGCAGGCAGCGGTGAAGGAGTTTGCGGCGAAGTGGTCCCAGGCGTTTCTGAGGGACGAGGAGCGTAGGGCCATCGACGCAGTGCGAAGCCGCGGTCTCGAGTACCGCGCGAATCTCCTGGAGCGGCAGGCGCGCGGGCGGTGGGTGGAGCTCCAGATGAAGCAGCGGTTCCCGAGCCTGTCGTGGAACAGCCGCGGTGTCGACATCACGGGCCCGGGGGGACAGAGTTACCACTACGAGATCCTGTCTGGCACGGAGTCGAACTTCGCGTTGCACGGGCGACGGATGGCGAGCACCTTCTTTCGTATGATCTTCTTCTGAGGCCCGAGTGACTCCCAACATCCACTACGAAAAGCGAGAGATTGTCGGTGAGCGGCTGGAGCTGGCTAAGGGCCCGATCTACTGGCTCGGCCCCGACCTCACGGTGCGCGACTCCACTGTCATCATCAGTGCGGCTGGGCGGTCGGTGGTGCCTATGTCGGGCCAGTTCATCAACTGCACCATCCAGGCGAAGGGCCAGCTTACGGGCCTGCCTTGGGCACCGATGAAGCTGACCGGGTGCCGGTTCAAGGGTCGCTTTACCGGCAATGACTTCGGCTTCCGCGAGGATGTGGACGAGAGGTGGAAGGGCGGTGGAATTGAGGACTGCGACTTCACGGAGGCGCAGCTCAACGGCTGCCGGTTCTTCAACTGCGACATGGGCACCATTCGACTGCCACGCTGGCCGTGCTTCAGCTTCCTGGACGCACGCGGGCACGCGGCGGAGCTGGCGCGGCGGGCGTGGCCTGGGTCCTTCGACTCGGTGGTCAGGACGGTGTGCGATCCGCCCAAGGGCACGGTCGCGTCGGTGTGGCACGCGCATACCGTTGCCAAGAAGAGTGACACGACAGTCGAGGAACTGCGCGCGGCGCTGGAGACGGCCCCGGGAATTTTCATGTAGGGCGGGGCCCCAGCTCGCGCAGGTGCTAAAGAATAACCCCGGCCCGAGGAGACCTCGGGGCCGGGGCTGTCGTCGGCAGTGCGTTTGAGACTCCGGGACTGCGCGAGGGACGCCCGCCCTGTAGAATTGGTGTTCCCGCCTCCGACTCTCCGGGGCGCATTCTCCTTCAGGGAGGCCAGAGGCACGACGAAGAAGCACCCGAGTCCTGCGGTGGGGGGGGGCGGTGGAACGCGGTTCGCGGACAGAGTGCGCATTCGGGGCTGGCCCTGGCAGGGCCTGCGAGCGCCGCCAGTCGGGTTGCCGCCGGACCCAGAGCCTTGGACCTATTAGCAGGCGCAGCCCGAGGGCTTCCTGCATGTGTAGCTGGAGCTGATGCAACTGTCGCCACAGGGTCTGCTACGGAGCCCGCAGTGGTTGTAACAGGACCTGGTGGGCGTACTTGAAGTCCCGACTTCAATCCCATCGAACTGTGGTGGGCGGACCTCAAGCGGCAACTGCGCCGACTCGAGCCACGTGCCCTTGCCGAGCTGGCCCAGGTCGTGCGGCAACTGCGCGCGGCCACGCCCCTCACGAAGCTGGCCGCTTGGCTTCGCCACTGCCTCGCCTTCCCTCAACTCAACTGATCTCGGCGTTAGTGAGTCTTCGACATGGCCCCTCCGTGGTAGGGCGGCCTCGCCGCCACTCGCGAAATTCTGTGTACACAGACTCCTGGGCATGCGCAACTTGCCGCTGGATCGGGGATTGAGCCCCTCCAAACCAAGGAGCAATGCACGTCCATGTATCTGTTACGACTGTCCATCCTCCCGCTGATGCTGGCGCTGTTCGCCGGCTGCCGGTCTTCCGAGCCCCCTGCAGTATCCGCTACCGGTTCCGTGAGCCTAGTTGCATCCACAGGCCAGGCACTCGCGGTCAGCGACATCGCCCGCGTCACCGTCACCACCTCCGCAGCGGACATGCCCACCATCACCATCGAGCTGGCGCAGATCGATGGGGCGTGGGGCGGAGTCATCGGTGACATTCCCTCCGGCACCAACCGCACCTTCCTGGCCCAGGCATACGACTCGACGGGCACCCTGCGCTACGAGGGGCGCGTGGAGAACGTCACCGTGAGGGCTGGAGTTCTGACGCTCGTCACCCTCACGCTTCAGAACGTCTCCCCCTCAACGCCCTTCACCAATGAGGCTCCCATCATCGACTCGGTGACTGCCACTCCGCTGGTGGTGGCGCCAGGGGCCAGCGTGACGCTGGTGGCCAGCGCCCACGACCCCAACCCAGGTGACACCCTGACCTACTCCTGGACGGCAGCTTCTGGCAGCTTCTCGGCACCCTCGAAGCCCAGCACCAACTGGACTGCACCGGCTACCACGGGCCCTGTGTCCCTCAGGCTCACGGTGAGCGACTCGCGCGGAGCGGCTTCCTTGGTGACTCTCATGGTGCGCGTCTCAGCAGGGGAGGGCGGGGCGGTGGTGGACGTAAGCTTCAACAACCCACCGAAGGTGATCAGCCTCACTTCCTCTCAGTCCTACCTGGACGTGGGCCAGCAGACGACCCTTTCTACTTCTGTCTCGGATGCGGACGGGGACTCGCTCAGCTACACTTGGAGCGCCACCTGCGCGGGCACCTTTGAGGGCGCCGACACGTCCACCGCGCGCTTCACTCCCACTGCTCTGCCGACCGCCACGTGCAACAATTGCCAGGTGAGTGTCGCCGTCTCCGATGGCCGCGGAGGACAGACAACCGGCACGGTAACGCTGTGCATCTCGAAGGACGTAGCCAAGCACCTGCCTCCCACCATCGTGCGCTCCTATCAGTCGACCCTGACAGCCAACCCCGGCCAGCAAGTTACCTTTGAAGTGGTGGCAAGCGACCCAGAGAACAGTTCCATAAATTTCACATGGAGCGCATCTACTGGTTCATTAGGAGTCGCTGAAACCACAACCAGCACCAGCCGTCTTACATGGGCAGCACCAGCGTGCATCAATCCAGGGACAACGCCTTCGATTGTCGCTACTGCCACAAACAGCTTTAGTTTATCAGTCTCACGAACGTTCGCAGTGTCAAACCTACCCACTTGCCTACCTTCAGCTAATACCTGGACACACACCACTCCGATGCTTTCGCGTCGGAGAAATCATTACGCTACACTACTGCCCTCCGGAAAGGTACTTTTCGTCGGAGGATACACAAGGCCCGATGATTCATCGTCAGTAGACAATACTGCACCGTCAGAATTGTACGACCCTGTTACCGGTACGTGGACAGCCCTGACATCCAGAGCCAAAGCGGGCGATGGCTTTGCCGCAGTAACATTGCCTTCAAAGAAAATACTCATCGTAGGCGGGTTCCCAATACTTGGCAGCCCTTTGAGCACAGCCGAGCTATACGATCCTGATTCTGATAGCTATTCGTCCATCACCATGAGCTCAACTCGTCTATACCCCACCGCAACACTGCTTCAATCGGGGAAGGTATTAGTGGCAGGAGGAGACTGGTACTATGGGGGCCACAAGATTCCGGAAGTCTACGACCCAATCACTGGCACCTGGACGCCGACCGGCCCAATGAGTTCGGCACGAACTCATCCCTCAGCAGTTCTACTTAAATCCGGAAAAGTATTGATCTCAGGAGGCGAAAACTCCGATGGCGAGAAACTAAGTACTGCGGAAATATACAACCCCGCAGAAGGCACTTGGACTCTCGCCGCTCCCATGCTGAGTGCGCACGTAGGACACACGCTAACCTTGTTACCATCGGGCAAGGTACTGCTTGTTGGCACTGTTAGCAACGGCACCGGTGGGGCTGAACTATACGATCCAGAAACCAACATCTGGACAAACGCTGACAGCGGAATAATTGGATTCGGCTATCACACGTCTACTCTCCTGCCGTCTGGGCGGGTGCTAGCTATTGGAGGATCCAATTCTGCGGGAATCTACAATCCGCTCACTAACTCTTGGATGCCTACTGGTCCTGAGGTCACCCATACACGTTATTTGCACTCAGCAACACTACTGCCCTCAGGACAAGTGCTTGTGGCTGGCGGTGGCGATAGCTCTATGTATGCGCACCCCGTCATTACGGCAGACATTTACACCCCCTGATTAACACTACTGCGTCAGGGGCCCGACGGGTAAACGGAAGAGGCCAGGGGCCCGCGAGATGAATCCGGGCACCTCCGGTGGCAGGTGGGGCAGCGAGGCAGCCAGGAGGCAATCACCCGAACGATGGCGAGCCGTGCGGTGATGAAACTGTCGTGGAAGTGGCGCTCAGGCCTGGAGCGGCTGCGCGTGGGCTTCATCCTCCCCTCGAGTCGAGGGGGGGGAAATGCCGCATGCGTTCGGCGATGATGAACGCGTAGCAGCAAAGGGCGACGGAGACGTGGTGGTGCCAACCAGGGAAGCGGCGGCCCTCGTAGTGGTCGAGCCCGAGCTCTCCCTTCAAATCCTCGTAGACACGCTCGGTTCTCCAGCGCTGCATGACGAGGCGAATGAGTTACTTCTTTGTCATGCGGCCCGGCACGGAGACAAGGAAGTAGTTGGCTGGATCGGGCTCTTCCTCGCGCCACTCGATGAGCAGCCAGAGGGGTTCTTGTTGCCCCTAGAGCACCGATCAGGCTGAAAAGCCCGATGGAGTCCATCCGATTGGACGGTCCAGTCGTGTGGACGGATCGACAAGAAAGTGAGTGCCGTGCTCTTCGTTCCGCGGAGGTAAAGGAGGAACGCCATGGAGCGCTGGACCCCCGAAGTGAAGAGCAGCGAGCGGGAGACGCGACTGCTGCGGCTGGTGGGCAAGAGCCGCAAGCTGTTCGTGTTCCTGCGAGAGCATCGCCACGAGATTTTCGACGAGAAATTCCAGGAGGAACTCGAGGCGATGTATCGCGACAGCGGACAGGGGGAGGAGCCCCAGCCGCCGGCCCTGCTGTGCATGGGCGTGCTGCTGCAAGGCTACCTCCAGGTGTCGGATGCGGAGGCGGTACGTCTCTCGGCAACAGACAATTGCTGGCGGATGGTGCTCGCCACGCTGGCGCAGCAAGGCGACGCCCCTGCCTTTTCACAAGGTGGGCTCCAGCAGTTTCGCGAGCGACTCATCCGCCATGACATGGACCGACGCCTCCTGGAGCGCACGGTGGAGCTGGCCAGACAAACGCGGGCCTTTGACTGGAAGAAGCTGCCCAAGAGCGTGCGGGTGGCGGTGGATAGTCGCCCTTTAGAAGGGGCCGGGCGGGTTGAAGACACCATCAACCTGCTCGGCCATGCCGGGCGGAAAATAGCGGAGTGCATCGCGACCGAGTTGGAGATGAGCTTCGAGGAAGTCTGCCAGGAAGCGGGCGCGCCGCTGCTGGCGGCCAGCAGCACCAAGGCGGCGCTGGACATCGATTGGAATGATGCGGAGCAGAAGAACGAGGCGCTCAACCGCCTGTGCGAGCAACTCGACAGCCTGAGCGCGTGGGTGCGCGAGAGGCGACCCGAGACAGAACTGACACCGCTGAGTCATTACATCGAGGCGCTCGTTCAAGTGAAGCAGCAGGACTTGGAATCAACGCCCGAGGGAGAGGTGCAAATCCGGCAAGGGGTGGCCGAGGACAGACGGGTGTCGATTGAAGACGCCGAGATGCGCCATGGCCGTAAGAGCAAGAGCAAGCGATTCAATGGATATAAGCAGCACCTCGGCACGCATCTGGACACGGAGCTGGTACTGGCCTGCGCGGTGAC
Above is a window of Cystobacter fuscus DNA encoding:
- a CDS encoding DUF4209 domain-containing protein; protein product: MFYEADPLADRGSIRVAEAEAKLRKHWGEKGDKVHERKVRRTFDAIVRRAEFFQKTGNGSITAGVFREARQLVERERRFFTADDIARLQGAEQAALNRALEAGEFVPFTVSLKVPSQFMDYTQETPEKTAVELAEQAVREIPNRKEIAENVKETSAQTPLLAMVKRTLISPGKVVGESNSLQTNLDRDIENRAMSQASLFGAAVSITAARAAKTVGLTEEHLIIPLHPLALDEDSLLFIRRGCERLIAQDFISATHILILRVEDVLRRHLRRLGVDTTEFKADVGDGTSRTDDVPFGKLMRLTLSDGRTVKDYLGSDLWEHLDSVLNSQTGLNLRNEIAHGLARPQHCTAESAGIALALLYQLAFTVWLASQSETD
- a CDS encoding kelch repeat-containing protein, which encodes MYLLRLSILPLMLALFAGCRSSEPPAVSATGSVSLVASTGQALAVSDIARVTVTTSAADMPTITIELAQIDGAWGGVIGDIPSGTNRTFLAQAYDSTGTLRYEGRVENVTVRAGVLTLVTLTLQNVSPSTPFTNEAPIIDSVTATPLVVAPGASVTLVASAHDPNPGDTLTYSWTAASGSFSAPSKPSTNWTAPATTGPVSLRLTVSDSRGAASLVTLMVRVSAGEGGAVVDVSFNNPPKVISLTSSQSYLDVGQQTTLSTSVSDADGDSLSYTWSATCAGTFEGADTSTARFTPTALPTATCNNCQVSVAVSDGRGGQTTGTVTLCISKDVAKHLPPTIVRSYQSTLTANPGQQVTFEVVASDPENSSINFTWSASTGSLGVAETTTSTSRLTWAAPACINPGTTPSIVATATNSFSLSVSRTFAVSNLPTCLPSANTWTHTTPMLSRRRNHYATLLPSGKVLFVGGYTRPDDSSSVDNTAPSELYDPVTGTWTALTSRAKAGDGFAAVTLPSKKILIVGGFPILGSPLSTAELYDPDSDSYSSITMSSTRLYPTATLLQSGKVLVAGGDWYYGGHKIPEVYDPITGTWTPTGPMSSARTHPSAVLLKSGKVLISGGENSDGEKLSTAEIYNPAEGTWTLAAPMLSAHVGHTLTLLPSGKVLLVGTVSNGTGGAELYDPETNIWTNADSGIIGFGYHTSTLLPSGRVLAIGGSNSAGIYNPLTNSWMPTGPEVTHTRYLHSATLLPSGQVLVAGGGDSSMYAHPVITADIYTP